A window of Clostridium sp. 'White wine YQ' contains these coding sequences:
- a CDS encoding carbohydrate-binding protein: protein MKKGLKLLFPTLLAVILLFTLIPGYSTVAATSLNTRLLVGYWHNFDNGTGIINLRNVSSKWDVINVAFGESGGDRCTMQFSPVTGSDADFKSDIAYLNSLGKKVVLSIGGQNGVVLLPDSASKQKFVNSMISIIDKYGFNGIDIDLESGIVLNGGDNDFKNPNTPQIVNLISAIREISDHYGSNFIVSMAPETAYVQGGYTAYGNIWGAYLPIIYGIRDKLTYIHVQHYNAGSGAGLDGKTYTQGTADYEVAMAEMLLHGFPIAGNSSNVFPALRQDQVMIGLPASAAAAPSGGYISPTEMKKALDYIIKGVSYGGTYKLVNSSGYTGFRGLMTWSINWDAKNNYEFSNNYRAYFDGVNPPPVTTVPAVPTGLSGASVSSSQINVSWNLVSNATSYDISVDGNIITNVTSPYQNKNLVADSNHTYMVRAVNSAGTSAWSSSITVKTQADNTNPGGVLAWAPNTAYKVGDLVTYNGITYVCLQGHTSLIGWEPPNVPALWKAQ from the coding sequence ATGAAAAAAGGTCTTAAACTACTATTCCCCACGTTGTTAGCAGTAATACTACTATTTACTTTAATACCTGGCTATAGTACTGTTGCAGCCACTTCTCTTAATACTAGACTCTTAGTTGGTTATTGGCACAATTTTGATAATGGTACAGGGATAATAAACCTTAGGAATGTATCCTCAAAATGGGATGTTATCAATGTAGCATTTGGAGAATCAGGTGGAGATAGATGCACCATGCAATTCTCTCCGGTTACAGGTTCTGACGCAGATTTCAAGTCTGACATTGCTTATCTAAACAGCTTAGGTAAAAAAGTTGTCCTTTCAATAGGGGGACAAAATGGAGTAGTTCTTTTACCTGATAGTGCTTCAAAACAAAAATTCGTTAACTCTATGATTTCAATTATTGACAAGTATGGGTTTAATGGTATCGATATTGACCTTGAATCTGGTATCGTATTAAACGGAGGAGATAATGATTTTAAAAATCCTAATACTCCTCAGATAGTAAATCTAATATCAGCAATTAGAGAAATCAGTGATCATTATGGTTCTAATTTCATAGTTAGTATGGCTCCTGAAACTGCATATGTGCAAGGTGGATATACAGCCTACGGGAATATATGGGGAGCATATTTACCAATTATTTATGGTATAAGGGACAAGCTTACCTACATTCATGTTCAGCATTATAATGCAGGTAGTGGAGCAGGTCTTGACGGAAAAACTTATACTCAAGGTACAGCAGATTATGAAGTTGCCATGGCAGAGATGTTACTTCATGGATTTCCTATAGCAGGAAACTCAAGTAATGTATTTCCTGCACTTAGACAAGATCAAGTTATGATTGGTCTTCCAGCAAGCGCTGCAGCAGCTCCAAGTGGAGGATATATAAGCCCAACTGAAATGAAAAAAGCTCTAGATTATATAATTAAGGGTGTTTCATATGGAGGAACCTATAAACTTGTTAATTCAAGTGGATATACTGGATTTAGAGGACTAATGACTTGGTCAATAAATTGGGATGCAAAAAATAATTATGAATTCTCAAACAATTATAGAGCATATTTTGACGGTGTAAATCCACCACCTGTAACTACTGTTCCGGCAGTGCCAACAGGTTTGTCAGGAGCTTCAGTTAGTTCATCGCAAATAAATGTAAGTTGGAATCTAGTTTCAAATGCAACTAGCTATGACATTAGTGTAGATGGTAATATAATTACAAATGTAACTAGTCCATATCAAAATAAAAATTTAGTAGCAGATTCAAATCATACGTATATGGTAAGAGCAGTGAATTCTGCAGGCACAAGTGCTTGGTCATCATCAATTACAGTTAAAACGCAAGCAGATAATACAAACCCAGGTGGTGTACTAGCATGGGCTCCAAATACAGCATATAAGGTTGGAGATTTAGTAACTTATAACGGAATAACTTATGTTTGTTTACAAGGT
- a CDS encoding D-alanyl-D-alanine carboxypeptidase family protein, with protein sequence MIKFNNKLIAKILIVTSIFSMISIPAMAAEPESGINVEAKSAMLIEPTTGKVIFEKNSHEKFAPASVTKIMTMLLAMEAIDSGKIKLSDKITASENAKKMGGSTMLLDTGEVRTVEEILKGIAIASGNDAAVAMAEYLAGTEEAFVGRMNERAKELGMKDTTFKNCTGLPADGHMTTANDISIMSMELLKHPTILKYSGIYMETISEGRKSPIELVNHNKLVRFFKGCDGLKTGYTAEAKYCISATASREGVRMLAVIMGAPTFKIRNRDASMLLNFGFSKFEGKKVLDKDGDVVKVPLNKAGDKFFIAKAKADLVVVLPRGVNEKLEQKIVLDESKKAYAKGETIGTCEYYLGKDKVGEVEIYSDRDVKKGGFFDNLKYNFKNLFKGGV encoded by the coding sequence ATGATAAAGTTCAACAATAAACTAATAGCAAAAATATTAATTGTAACAAGCATCTTTTCAATGATAAGTATTCCAGCTATGGCAGCAGAGCCGGAGTCAGGAATAAATGTTGAAGCAAAAAGCGCTATGCTAATTGAGCCAACTACAGGAAAAGTGATTTTTGAAAAAAATTCTCACGAAAAGTTTGCACCAGCATCAGTAACTAAAATAATGACTATGCTGCTTGCTATGGAAGCTATTGATTCAGGAAAGATAAAATTATCTGATAAAATTACAGCTTCTGAAAATGCAAAGAAAATGGGTGGTAGCACTATGCTACTAGATACTGGTGAAGTAAGAACTGTTGAAGAAATCTTAAAAGGAATTGCAATTGCATCTGGAAATGATGCTGCAGTTGCTATGGCAGAATATCTTGCAGGTACTGAGGAAGCATTTGTAGGAAGAATGAATGAGAGAGCAAAAGAACTAGGTATGAAAGATACAACTTTCAAAAACTGTACAGGATTGCCAGCAGATGGACACATGACAACTGCAAATGATATTTCAATAATGTCAATGGAATTATTAAAGCATCCAACAATTTTAAAATACTCTGGAATATATATGGAGACAATATCAGAGGGAAGAAAAAGCCCAATCGAACTAGTAAATCATAATAAACTAGTAAGATTTTTTAAAGGTTGTGATGGATTAAAAACTGGATATACAGCAGAAGCAAAATATTGTATATCTGCAACAGCATCTCGTGAAGGTGTAAGAATGCTTGCAGTTATTATGGGAGCACCTACATTCAAAATAAGAAATAGAGACGCTTCAATGTTATTAAATTTTGGTTTTTCAAAATTTGAGGGTAAGAAAGTTCTTGATAAAGATGGAGATGTGGTGAAGGTACCATTAAATAAAGCAGGAGATAAATTCTTTATAGCAAAAGCCAAAGCTGATTTAGTGGTTGTATTACCAAGAGGAGTTAATGAAAAACTAGAACAAAAGATTGTATTAGATGAAAGTAAGAAAGCATATGCAAAAGGAGAAACCATAGGTACTTGTGAATATTATCTTGGAAAAGATAAAGTTGGAGAAGTTGAGATATATTCAGATAGGGACGTTAAGAAAGGTGGATTCTTTGATAATCTAAAATATAATTTTAAAAACTTATTTAAAGGTGGAGTTTAA
- a CDS encoding pyrimidine-nucleoside phosphorylase translates to MRMYDIIQKKRNGNELTKEEIDFFVNGYTDGSIPDYQVSALLMSIYFQKMNKRETADLTMAMVNSGDILDLNAIEGIKVDKHSTGGVGDTTTMVLGPLVASLGIPVAKMSGRGLGHTGGTIDKLESFPGFSMDLSKDKFIENVNKHKIALAAQTGNLAPADKKLYALRDVTATVDNVSLIASSIMSKKIAAGADAIVLDVKVGEGAFMKDIESARYLAKEMVEIGKNVGRKTVAIISDMDEPLGYGIGNALEVKEAIDTLKGNGPKDLEELCLTLGSYMVVLAGKANTVDEAKELLIKNIENGKALDKFKEFVEAQGGDSELIDNPEKLLDAKYIIPVVSKKEGYINKIHAEKVGLIAMELGAGRATKEATIDLSVGIVLHKKKGDYVKSGDVLAEIYANDKEKADKAVEDLLNNYEIQQGENVTKTLIYDVITE, encoded by the coding sequence ATGAGAATGTACGATATTATTCAAAAAAAGAGAAACGGAAATGAGCTTACAAAGGAGGAAATAGATTTCTTCGTAAATGGGTATACTGATGGATCAATTCCAGACTATCAGGTATCTGCATTACTTATGTCAATATATTTTCAGAAGATGAATAAAAGAGAGACAGCTGATTTAACAATGGCAATGGTAAACTCAGGAGACATTTTAGATCTTAATGCTATTGAAGGAATTAAGGTAGATAAACATTCTACTGGAGGGGTTGGAGACACTACTACAATGGTTTTAGGACCTCTTGTAGCTTCATTAGGTATACCTGTAGCAAAGATGTCTGGTAGAGGTCTTGGACATACTGGTGGTACTATAGATAAGTTAGAATCCTTCCCAGGTTTTTCAATGGATTTAAGTAAAGATAAATTCATTGAAAATGTAAATAAACATAAAATTGCATTAGCAGCTCAAACAGGAAACTTAGCTCCAGCAGATAAGAAATTATATGCTTTAAGAGATGTAACTGCTACTGTAGATAATGTTTCTCTTATTGCATCAAGTATAATGTCTAAGAAAATAGCAGCAGGTGCTGACGCAATTGTATTAGACGTTAAGGTTGGAGAAGGCGCTTTTATGAAGGATATTGAAAGTGCAAGATATTTGGCAAAAGAAATGGTTGAAATAGGAAAGAATGTAGGAAGAAAAACTGTAGCAATTATTTCAGATATGGATGAGCCACTTGGATATGGTATAGGCAATGCTCTTGAAGTAAAAGAGGCCATTGACACATTAAAGGGAAACGGTCCAAAGGATTTAGAAGAGTTATGTTTAACCTTAGGAAGTTATATGGTCGTTCTTGCAGGCAAAGCTAATACAGTTGACGAGGCAAAAGAGCTATTAATTAAAAATATAGAAAATGGTAAAGCCTTAGATAAATTTAAAGAATTTGTTGAAGCTCAAGGAGGAGATTCTGAACTTATTGATAACCCAGAAAAACTACTTGATGCTAAATACATAATTCCTGTGGTGTCTAAAAAAGAAGGATATATAAATAAGATTCATGCAGAAAAAGTTGGACTAATTGCTATGGAATTAGGTGCTGGTAGAGCTACGAAAGAAGCAACTATAGATCTTTCAGTAGGCATAGTACTTCATAAGAAAAAAGGTGACTATGTTAAGAGTGGAGATGTACTCGCTGAAATCTACGCAAATGATAAAGAAAAAGCTGATAAGGCTGTAGAAGACCTACTAAATAATTATGAAATTCAGCAAGGCGAAAATGTGACTAAGACATTAATTTACGATGTGATTACTGAATAA
- a CDS encoding tyrosine-type recombinase/integrase: MKEILKKYEEYLRESSKSKNTVLAYVTDITLYNKFLRDRKIELLDTDEKTITNYINFLVQEGKSERSINRIIISIRNFYGFMKKSSLIKEIPEINYKTTNLTKRIPEILTVEEIDRIINIVENDSIKGIRDKALLEVMYATGMKVSELTSLKLQDINMELSYVNCTDNRNTERLIPIGSSAVKALKVYLAERDRISYLNSPYVFINLNGNKLTRQGVWRIVKSYCERAGISKTVNLNTFRHSFAVHLLQNGANVRAVQKLLGNQVLTYMDTYYEIINSDRLNIIYKRSHPRA, from the coding sequence ATGAAGGAGATATTAAAAAAATATGAGGAATATTTACGGGAAAGTTCAAAAAGCAAGAATACGGTTTTAGCTTATGTAACAGATATTACCCTGTATAATAAATTCTTAAGAGACAGAAAGATTGAATTGTTAGATACAGATGAAAAAACTATCACTAATTATATTAATTTTTTGGTACAAGAAGGTAAAAGTGAAAGAAGTATAAATAGAATAATTATTTCTATAAGAAACTTTTACGGTTTTATGAAAAAGAGTTCATTGATTAAAGAAATACCAGAAATTAATTATAAAACAACAAATTTGACTAAAAGAATTCCAGAAATATTGACAGTTGAAGAAATTGATAGGATAATCAATATTGTAGAGAACGATAGTATTAAAGGTATTAGAGACAAGGCTCTCTTAGAAGTTATGTATGCAACTGGTATGAAAGTTAGCGAGTTAACTTCATTAAAATTACAAGATATTAATATGGAACTCTCATATGTAAATTGTACAGATAATAGAAATACTGAGAGATTAATTCCTATAGGTTCATCTGCAGTAAAAGCATTAAAAGTTTATTTGGCTGAAAGAGATAGGATTAGCTATTTAAATTCCCCATATGTTTTCATTAATTTAAATGGGAATAAGCTTACAAGACAAGGTGTTTGGAGAATTGTAAAATCATATTGCGAAAGAGCAGGGATAAGTAAAACAGTAAACTTAAATACCTTTAGACATTCTTTTGCGGTTCATTTATTGCAAAATGGTGCTAATGTAAGGGCAGTACAAAAACTTTTAGGCAATCAAGTGTTAACTTATATGGATACCTATTATGAAATAATTAACTCTGACAGACTTAATATAATTTATAAAAGGTCACATCCAAGAGCATAA
- the spoIIM gene encoding stage II sporulation protein M has product MSEIKNIMEDNIRNNKVAYLATFLFFSIGVVLGAYTIKYMGENNTTELNKYFSTFISSLGDKSINYNEIFLSSFKSNFTLFGIIFISGIFILGFPFLLLANLWKGYTVGFTFSFLLTTYEYKGIGLAIGAVIPQNIIIVPVMLFFSSMFLNMSIGKLVALRNKGKKISFEMREFGNILIIFSILLGIGIFIETFISPNLIKLIITQFYS; this is encoded by the coding sequence ATGAGTGAGATAAAAAATATAATGGAAGATAACATAAGGAATAATAAAGTGGCATATTTAGCAACTTTTCTATTTTTTTCAATAGGTGTAGTTTTAGGTGCCTATACTATTAAATACATGGGAGAAAATAATACAACTGAATTAAATAAATATTTTTCAACATTTATTTCTTCATTAGGAGATAAATCAATTAATTATAATGAAATTTTTCTATCCTCATTTAAAAGTAATTTTACACTATTTGGAATAATTTTTATATCCGGAATATTTATATTAGGTTTTCCTTTTTTGCTATTAGCTAACCTTTGGAAAGGGTACACGGTAGGGTTTACATTTTCATTTCTATTAACTACCTATGAATATAAAGGTATTGGACTAGCTATTGGTGCCGTAATTCCCCAGAACATAATTATAGTGCCGGTAATGCTGTTTTTTAGTTCTATGTTCTTAAATATGTCAATAGGAAAGTTGGTAGCTTTAAGGAATAAAGGTAAAAAAATATCTTTTGAAATGAGAGAGTTTGGGAATATATTGATAATTTTTTCCATATTATTGGGTATAGGAATATTTATTGAAACTTTTATCAGCCCTAATTTAATAAAACTTATTATTACCCAATTTTACAGTTAA
- a CDS encoding NUDIX hydrolase, translated as MDLIEKTLKTTLIHKGSFLVYENVEVLLPDGNIATRDILRHPGGVAIIAFTDNNKILLVEQYRKPLDEITLEIPAGKIDKGEDPLHTAKRELEEETGYKSDNIEFLGKIATAPGFCDEYLYIYSAKDLRNGIKQGDEDEFINVKEYSLEELKDMIKQGIIKDGKTLAALLYTMI; from the coding sequence ATGGATTTAATAGAAAAAACATTAAAAACCACATTAATACATAAGGGTAGTTTTTTGGTTTATGAAAATGTAGAAGTACTATTACCAGATGGAAATATTGCGACAAGAGATATTTTAAGACATCCAGGTGGAGTAGCTATAATAGCTTTCACAGATAATAATAAAATTCTTTTAGTAGAACAATATAGAAAACCGCTAGATGAAATAACATTAGAAATTCCAGCAGGAAAAATAGATAAAGGTGAAGATCCTTTGCATACTGCAAAAAGGGAACTAGAAGAAGAAACTGGATACAAGTCAGATAATATAGAATTTTTAGGGAAAATTGCAACTGCGCCTGGTTTTTGCGATGAATATTTATATATATATTCTGCTAAAGACTTAAGAAATGGAATTAAGCAAGGTGATGAAGACGAATTTATTAATGTTAAAGAGTATTCTTTAGAAGAACTAAAAGATATGATAAAACAAGGAATAATTAAGGATGGCAAAACTTTAGCAGCATTATTATATACAATGATTTAA
- the spo0A gene encoding sporulation transcription factor Spo0A, whose product MQNSKISVLIADDNKEFCNILNDYLLNQRDIIVTGIAKDGIEALKLIQEKKPDLVVLDIIMPHLDGLGVLERLGAMDLDPMPRIIVLSAVGQDKITQRAITLGADYYVVKPFDMDVFTKRIRQMFNNTISSEDVKKKMPVAESQEVKLETRKEPIDLETEITNIIHEIGVPAHIKGYMYLREAITMVVNDMELLSAVTKELYPSIAKKYNTTASRVERAIRHAIEVAWGRGQVDTINKLFGYTIHNDKGKPTNSEFIAMVADKLRLKNKVS is encoded by the coding sequence ATGCAAAACTCAAAAATATCAGTTTTAATAGCAGATGACAACAAAGAATTCTGTAATATTTTAAATGACTATCTATTAAACCAAAGGGATATTATTGTTACAGGAATTGCTAAAGATGGAATAGAGGCTTTAAAGTTGATCCAAGAAAAGAAGCCAGATTTGGTAGTTTTGGATATTATTATGCCTCATCTTGATGGACTAGGAGTTCTAGAGAGACTAGGAGCAATGGATTTAGATCCAATGCCAAGAATTATTGTATTAAGTGCAGTTGGACAAGATAAGATAACTCAAAGAGCTATTACACTAGGTGCAGATTACTATGTAGTAAAGCCTTTTGATATGGATGTTTTCACTAAGAGAATAAGACAAATGTTTAATAATACAATCTCAAGTGAAGATGTTAAGAAAAAAATGCCTGTAGCAGAATCTCAAGAAGTAAAATTAGAAACTAGAAAAGAACCAATCGATCTTGAAACAGAAATAACAAATATTATCCATGAAATTGGAGTTCCAGCTCATATTAAGGGATATATGTATTTAAGAGAAGCAATCACTATGGTTGTTAATGATATGGAATTATTATCTGCAGTGACAAAGGAATTATATCCATCTATTGCGAAGAAGTATAATACTACTGCTTCCAGAGTAGAAAGAGCAATAAGACATGCAATTGAAGTAGCTTGGGGAAGAGGTCAAGTAGATACTATTAACAAGCTATTTGGGTATACAATACACAACGACAAAGGCAAGCCAACAAACAGTGAATTTATTGCAATGGTAGCTGATAAGTTAAGGCTTAAAAACAAAGTAAGTTAA
- the spoIVB gene encoding SpoIVB peptidase, with the protein MKNQKKSLKNLVFAPLILLLMVNLNIGSGIDKSLFSSSNGNSQMAFLPTDAGINNKLTSSLNSLTVNKVSLKDSDKIQVYPGGVPVGIKLSSKGVLVVGYSDIQIEENKVVSPAKEEGIEIGDVILRINNEEVEDSQDLIRKVSNSRDDKLDFEISKSGKKINKQITRVKSSVDNKYKIGLWVRDSTAGVGTLTFYDKKTNKYGALGHAIIDGDTNSIIEIKSGSLLKSSIINLRKSEKGAPGELRGIFVEENEPLGTINQNTYCGIFGELKENNQYINNKPMKIALRNEIKEGKAQILTTIDENGPQLYDIEISKLLVQDKPGPKSMIIKVTDTRLLSKTGGIVQGMSGSPIIQNGKLIGAVTHVLINNPEVGYGIYIEWMLQDSNILK; encoded by the coding sequence ATGAAAAATCAAAAAAAATCTTTGAAAAATTTAGTTTTCGCTCCCCTAATACTTCTATTAATGGTTAACTTAAATATAGGAAGTGGGATAGATAAGAGTTTATTTAGTTCGTCGAATGGTAATTCTCAAATGGCATTTTTACCAACTGATGCCGGAATAAATAATAAGCTAACAAGTTCATTAAATAGCTTAACAGTTAATAAAGTAAGCTTAAAAGATTCCGATAAAATTCAAGTTTATCCTGGAGGCGTTCCTGTAGGAATAAAGCTATCCTCAAAAGGTGTATTGGTAGTAGGTTATTCAGATATACAAATCGAAGAAAATAAAGTAGTATCGCCAGCTAAAGAAGAAGGAATAGAAATAGGAGATGTAATATTAAGAATAAACAATGAAGAGGTTGAAGACTCTCAAGATCTAATAAGAAAAGTTAGTAATAGCAGGGATGATAAGTTAGATTTTGAGATAAGTAAGTCAGGAAAAAAGATAAATAAGCAAATAACTAGAGTTAAATCCTCAGTAGACAATAAGTATAAAATTGGTTTGTGGGTTAGAGATTCAACAGCTGGTGTAGGTACATTAACATTTTATGATAAGAAAACCAATAAGTATGGAGCACTAGGTCATGCGATTATTGATGGAGATACGAATTCTATTATAGAAATAAAAAGTGGAAGTTTACTTAAATCATCAATAATAAACTTAAGAAAAAGCGAAAAGGGTGCCCCAGGTGAATTACGAGGAATTTTTGTTGAAGAAAACGAACCATTAGGAACAATAAATCAAAATACATACTGTGGAATATTTGGAGAATTAAAAGAAAATAATCAGTATATAAATAATAAGCCTATGAAGATAGCATTAAGAAATGAAATAAAAGAAGGTAAAGCACAAATTCTTACTACAATTGATGAAAATGGTCCTCAGTTATATGACATTGAAATAAGTAAATTGCTTGTGCAAGATAAACCTGGTCCTAAAAGTATGATAATAAAGGTAACTGACACAAGATTACTTTCAAAGACAGGTGGTATAGTTCAAGGAATGAGTGGTTCACCAATTATTCAAAATGGAAAGTTAATAGGAGCAGTAACACACGTATTAATAAATAACCCAGAGGTTGGTTATGGTATATATATCGAGTGGATGCTTCAAGATTCAAACATATTAAAATAA
- the recN gene encoding DNA repair protein RecN: protein MLLQLSIKNFALIEKMTVDFSDGFNIISGETGAGKSILIDAINFVLGGKFNKDIIRTGEEKAYVEAIFSVENEKVNEILLENGIDINEVIIISRESFINGRSITKVNGKSIIISNLKKISEKIIDIHGQHENQNLLDKNKHITYLDSFGDDSLYTLIDDYRELRSKSLNIENEIRKLVGVEDKDKLIDYLKYQISDIEEGKLKENEEEELKEKLSVLSNAEKIRLALNSSYSLLKDQMDGKSILDNIGHVVQELTSVEKHISKIKEINESINEAFYLLEENSREIGALIEDVVYDEDELSYINERLYKIAGYKKKYGPSIEEILSYYEKIKKQYDDMINIEEKVKLLEKENNKIIEELHKITDKIRTKRIIFAKYLEEKISKELKFLGLEKCTFKISIDEDKNFNYKGKDIVTFLISTNIGEPLKSLDRIVSGGELSRIMLALKAVFVEKDNIETIIFDEIDTGISGRIAQAVGEKIYEISNRHQVLCITHLPQIACLSDSHYYITKEEKMGKTYSNIKILNKDEKINEIAKMIGGAEITKVTIEHSKEIIKMADALKDKMEIKNA, encoded by the coding sequence ATGCTATTACAATTAAGTATTAAAAATTTTGCGTTAATAGAAAAAATGACTGTAGATTTTTCAGATGGATTTAATATAATTTCAGGTGAAACAGGTGCTGGAAAATCAATTTTAATTGATGCGATAAACTTTGTATTAGGTGGAAAATTTAATAAGGATATTATTCGTACTGGAGAAGAAAAGGCTTATGTTGAAGCAATTTTTTCAGTAGAAAATGAAAAGGTAAATGAAATTTTACTTGAAAATGGTATAGATATAAACGAAGTAATAATAATTTCTAGAGAGTCATTTATAAATGGCAGAAGTATTACTAAAGTAAATGGTAAGAGTATAATTATTTCGAATTTGAAAAAAATATCTGAAAAGATTATTGATATACATGGACAACATGAAAATCAAAACTTATTAGATAAAAATAAGCATATCACTTATTTAGATAGCTTTGGAGATGATAGTCTATACACACTTATAGATGATTATAGGGAACTTAGAAGTAAGAGCTTAAATATAGAAAATGAAATACGAAAATTAGTTGGTGTTGAAGATAAAGATAAACTAATTGATTATTTAAAGTATCAAATAAGTGATATTGAAGAGGGAAAATTAAAAGAAAATGAAGAAGAGGAGCTTAAAGAAAAGCTAAGTGTATTATCAAATGCAGAGAAGATACGTTTAGCACTAAATAGCTCATATTCTCTACTGAAAGATCAAATGGATGGTAAATCAATATTAGATAATATAGGTCATGTTGTACAAGAATTGACAAGTGTAGAGAAACATATTTCTAAAATAAAAGAAATAAATGAAAGCATAAATGAGGCATTTTATTTATTAGAAGAAAATTCTAGAGAAATAGGTGCACTTATAGAAGATGTTGTTTATGATGAAGATGAGTTGTCTTATATAAATGAAAGACTTTACAAAATTGCTGGATATAAAAAGAAATATGGTCCTTCAATTGAAGAGATTTTATCTTACTATGAGAAAATTAAAAAACAATATGATGATATGATAAATATTGAAGAAAAGGTAAAATTATTAGAAAAAGAAAACAATAAAATAATTGAAGAATTACATAAAATAACGGATAAAATTAGGACAAAGAGAATAATATTTGCAAAATATTTAGAAGAAAAAATATCAAAGGAATTGAAGTTTTTGGGGCTTGAAAAATGCACCTTTAAGATTTCAATAGACGAAGATAAGAATTTTAACTATAAAGGAAAAGATATAGTTACGTTTTTAATTTCTACAAATATTGGTGAACCTTTGAAGTCTTTAGATAGGATAGTATCAGGTGGAGAGTTATCAAGAATAATGCTAGCATTGAAAGCTGTATTTGTTGAAAAGGATAATATTGAAACAATAATATTCGATGAAATAGATACTGGAATTAGTGGAAGAATAGCACAGGCTGTTGGTGAAAAAATATATGAAATTTCAAATAGGCATCAGGTTCTATGTATCACACATCTGCCACAGATAGCATGTTTATCTGATAGTCACTACTATATAACTAAAGAAGAAAAAATGGGCAAAACTTATTCAAATATCAAAATATTAAATAAAGATGAAAAAATTAATGAAATAGCTAAGATGATTGGTGGAGCTGAAATTACTAAGGTTACCATTGAACATTCAAAAGAAATAATAAAAATGGCAGATGCTTTAAAAGATAAAATGGAAATAAAAAATGCATAA
- a CDS encoding arginine repressor translates to MKSNRHQKILEIIKEVDIETQEELAEALKDAGFDVTQATVSRDIKLLKLIKVQSSSGRYKYVMPTNDKNSIVDKLTSILKNSVLHVENVDKIVVVKTISGSANAAAEALDTLDYKDIAGTIAGDNTIFILVRTIENAEEIVSSLRKLINE, encoded by the coding sequence ATGAAATCTAATAGACATCAGAAAATACTTGAGATTATTAAAGAGGTAGATATAGAAACTCAAGAAGAATTAGCAGAAGCTTTGAAAGATGCTGGATTTGATGTAACACAAGCTACAGTATCTAGGGATATTAAACTTTTAAAATTAATTAAGGTTCAAAGTTCATCTGGAAGATATAAATACGTTATGCCTACCAATGATAAAAATTCAATAGTTGATAAGCTTACATCAATATTAAAAAATTCTGTTTTACATGTAGAAAATGTAGATAAGATTGTAGTAGTGAAAACCATATCTGGCTCAGCAAATGCTGCAGCAGAGGCATTAGATACATTGGATTATAAAGATATAGCAGGAACAATTGCAGGAGATAATACGATTTTCATACTTGTTAGAACAATTGAAAATGCAGAAGAGATAGTAAGTAGTTTAAGAAAGTTAATTAATGAGTAA